AGATTTTGAAGATCGTCGCCCGTGAGATTAAGAAGCGCCGCGAGTCGGCGGAGATTTACAGCCAGAACGGCCGTGAGGATTTGGCGTCCACGGAGCTTGCCGAGGTCGCCGTTTTGGAGAGTTACCAGCCGCAGCAGCTTGACGACGCCGAATTAAACGCCTTGGTCAGCGAAGTGATCTCCCAGGTGGGGGCGACGAGCATCCAGCAGATGGGGCAGGTCATGAAGGCCGCAACGCAAAAGGCTGCGGGCCGTGCCGACGGCAAGCGCCTTTCCGCTGTTGTGCGTGAGTTGTTGGCTTAGGTGTTTTAGTTGGTGCCGCCCAAAAACAGTGAGTTCAGGGCGTCGCGTGCTTCGCCGATCTGGGTGGTCAACTCGTCGATTTCTTGTTGGGAGATCATGGGGGATTGAGGTGGCGTCGGCTGCTGGCCGGTAGTCGGGGAAGTGTTCGCCGGAGCCTCTGACGTGCCGTCGGAGACGTTGAGGGTGACGAGGGAGCCGGGCCGCAGCATTGGGTCTTGGGGCTTTGCTGAGACGACGTTGCCCCTGGCGACGCCGTTTCCTTTCACGTTTTGCAAGATGACGATGAAGCCTTCTCTTTCGAGCACCTTCTTAGCTTCCTCAGCGTTGATGCCCGTGACTTTGTCAAGGGCGGTTTGTTTGGTGCCGCGCTGCAGCAGCTTGTTGGACGGGGGCAGGCCCGCGTCTCGGGCGCCGGGCACGGAGTTGGCCATGCGGAACCAGGCGTCGGCGGCTTCGTTGCCGCCGAATAGGGTGCCCGCTGCGCACTGGCGCACGGGCGCGGTACACAGCGGGGTGGTCTGGGTGCCGTCGTTGAAGATGTAGGGCGCACCGGCGATGCCGCGGGTGAAGGCTAAAAAGGCGGAGGACTGGTGTGATTCGGTAGTGCCTGTCTTAGCGGCGACGGGGGTGGTCCACCCGGCGGCTTTGGCGGCGCGCTCAGCGGTTCCAGTTTTGATGTCTTCGGACATGCCGTGCGCGAGGGTGCCGGCGATGTCGGGGCTGATGGCTTGTTCGCAGTCGGGGCGTTGGATGAAGACTTCGTTGCCGTTGCTGTCTTTGACGCTGACTACTGGGTTGGGTTCGCACCAGCGGCCACCGGAGGCTATCGTGGCCGCCACATTAGACAGCTCAAGGGCGTTGACGGCTGTTGGGCCGAGGGTAAAAGAACCCATGTTGCCGTCGATGGCGGCTTGGGCGATGGACTGCTCGCCGTCGTATGTGCCTTTGTCTTTGTAGGAGCGAAGTCCTAAACGCACCGCCATGTCAACGGTTGGGCGTACTCCCACCTTCTGGATCAGTTCGACGAACGTGGTGTTCGGGGACTGTGCCAGGGCATCTTGCAGGCTCAGTTCGGGTGCGTAGGTCCCGGCGTTTTCGACGCAGTACGCCCCGGCGGGGCAGTTGCGGGCGCCGCCGCCTCCCATGCCGTAGACAACGGAACGCGGCGGGGTGTTCAGTCTGGTTTCCAGGCCCATGCCCTGTTCCAAGGCGACGGCGGCGGTGAAAATTTTAAACACGGATCCCGCGCCGTTTCCCACCATGGAGGTGGGCTGTGGCCAGATGGTTTGGCCTTCGTCGAGGTTGAGGCCGTAGTAGCGCGACGAGCTCATGGCGACGATATCGCGGGAGTTTTCGCCGGGACGGATGACATTTAATACACCTGCCACACCGTGCGTGTTGGGGCTGACGCTGGCGCGGATCGCTTCGACGGTGCTGGCCTGAATCTGCGGGTCAAGGGTGGTGGTGATGGTGTAGGAGCCGCGCTCAAGATCTTCTTGGGGCAGGCCTTTGGAGTCGAGGTAGCGCAGTGCATAATCGCAGAAAAACCCGTTGTCTCCTGCGGCGATGCAGCCGTCGGGGAGGCGGTCTGGCACTTCGAGGATTCCTAATTCGGAGCGGGAGTATGCGTCGGCTTCGGCGTGGGTGATGTAGCCCTGGTCCGCCATCCGGGTCAATACGATGCTGCGGCGGCCCAGTGCCCCTTCTGGGTTGGTGTAGGGGTTGAGGTATTCCACTGACTGCAGCATCCCGACCAGCAGGGCGCTTTCCGGCACGTTGAGCTGCGCGGCGGGTTTGCCGAAGTAGGTGCGGGCGGCAGCTTCGATGCCGTAGGCGTGGTTGCCGAAGGAAACTAGGTTTAGGTAGCGCGTCAGGATGTCGTCTTTGGTCAGTGTCTTGTCTAAGTCGGAGGCCATGCGCATTTCGCGCAGTTTGCGGGGGATTGACTGGGCTGTGGCGGCGGCCGCCTCGTCGTCAGTTTTTGCGTCGATTAGCCACAGGTAGTTCTTCACGTATTGCTGGTTGATGGTGGACGCGCCTTGCTCGACGCCGCCGGCTAGCAAGTTGGTCACCATTGCGCGGGCGAAGCCTTGCATGTCGACGCCTTCATGTTCGTAGAACCTGCGGTCCTCGGTGGACACGAGGGCGTCCTTGGTGCTTTGGGCAATACTTTGGCTGGGGACTTCGTAGCGTCGTTGGTTGTAGATCCAGGCTATGGGGGCACCCGTGATGTCGGTGATGGTGGTGACGCCGGGGACGTCGCCGTGGGTGAGGTCTGCGAGGTTCGAGCGCATCGTTTCGTCGGTGCGCGCGATAGCCATGCCTCCCAGCCCGGCGATTGGGGCCAGGCACAGCGCAGTGGTGAGCGCCGCGGCCAGAAGTGCGAGCACTAATTTGGCGAAGGAGGTCAAAGCATGCACCTTCACTACCTTAAGTGATGGTCTCCGCGTGGGGGAATAGTTAAACACCCCTAATTGTGTGACCCATTCGACATCATCAAAGCGGTGTGAATAGACTTACATCCAGAAATCTTCTGTTTGGAAACTTGTTTGGGTACGCAAGTGTCGTGCCTGAGTGGGTGACTAAAAGTCCGCAATGCGGATCTCGTGCATCTTCGTTAAAGGAGAGTTTAAATGACCACCACTTTGAGCCCTGTCGGCATTGCTGTCCCTCAAACCACCAGTAGAAGCGATTCGGCTGGCAATCTCGTGGTGGATCGTGGTGAGTGGGTCACTCACGCCCACTGCCGCTCTGGGGATCCGGACGCTTTGTTTGTTCGGGGTGCTGAGCAGCGCAAAGCCGCAGCGATTTGCCGTCGTTGCCCGGTGATCATGGAGTGCCGTGCAGACGCTTTGGATAACCGCATTGAGTTCGGTGTGTGGGGTGGTTTGACTGAGCGTCAGCGTCGCGCTGTGCTGCGCAAGAATCCTGAGGTGACCGATTGGGCCACTCACCTTGCTGAGGGGCGCGAAATAGCGGGACTGTGATCCCGGCCCCAGGTAGGGTGTGGGGCATGAAGAAATGGGAGTACGCAACGGTTCCGTTGCTTTCGCATGCCACTAAGCAAATTCTCGACACGTGGGGGGAGGAAGGCTGGGAGTTGGTCACGGTCACTCCCGGTCCGAACCCCGACAATGTTGTCGCCTACATGAAGCGGGAGGCGCAGTAGTGGCGACGTGGACGAAACGTCTCGCGGAAATCGGCATTGAGTTGCCCCCGGTGGCTGCTCCTGTGGCGGCTTATGTGCCTGCTACCCAGGTGGGAAACCAGGTGTGGACCTCTGGGCAGCTTCCGCTTGTCGACGGCACCCTGCCGGCAACCGGCAAGGTCGGGCTTGAAGTTTCCGCGGGGCAAGCCGCCGAGCTGGCGCGCCGTTGCGCTCTCAATGCTTTGGCTGCAGTCGATGACCTAGTCGGCATTGACCGCGTCAAACGGGTCGTGAAGATCGTTGGTTATGTTGCCTCCGATCCGGGTTTCGTGGGCCAGCCGGCGGTTGTCAACGGTGCCAGCGAGCTGTTTACGGAGATTTTCGGCGCAGCGGGTGAGCACGCCCGCTCTGCGGTTGGTGTAGCTGCCTTGCCGTTGAACGCTCCTGTCGAGGTTGAACTCGTCGTGGAGCTCAACGACGAGATTTTTAGGCGGGAGTAGGTAGCAAACCCGCTGGAAAACGGTAGGCTAAGCGGTATGCAGCATCCCGCTTACAGCCAACTGCGCCAGGTGACCCCGTCTGCGGCGGTTGTCCTCGCGCCGAATCCGAGCTACGCCGCGTTGGAGGGGACGAACTCCTGGGTTATTCGCGCCCCCGGCGATGATTTCAGCATCGTCATCGATCCTGGCCCGGAGGACGAGGGCCACCTCAACGTCCTCCAGGCAAAGGGACAGAAGGTGGCGTTGATCCTTCTGACCCACCGTCACCACGATCACGCTGACGGAGCTCAGCGATTCCGCCAACTCACCGGCGCCCCAGTGCGCGCTTTCGACCTGAATTATTGCGCTGGCGCTGAGGCTCTTGAAGACGGCGAAGTTATTTCCGTTGCTGGTGTCACCCCGACGCTGAAGGTCGTGGCCACTCCGGGCCACACGATGGACTCGGTGAGCTTTTTCGTCTACACCTCCGAGGTGGAGCGCGACCAGCTTGAGGGAATCGTCACCGGCGACACCATCGCAGGGCGCCACACCACGATGATCTCCGAAACGGACGGTGACCTCGGCGCCTACATTGAGTCCCTGACCTTGCTGGAGGAGCAGGGCAAAAACGTCACCCTGTTGCCGGGCCACGGCCCGGAGGGAGAGGACTTATCCGCTTACGCGCGTAAGTACATTGATCGCCGCAACCAACGCCTTGAGCAGATCCGCGAGGTCATTGCGGAAAAGGGCGAGGATGTGGATGTCAGCACGATCGTTGACGAGGTCTACGACGATGTTGACCCGGTCCTGCGCGGAGCGGCCGAGCAGTCCACCCGTGTCACCTTGCGCTATCTGCGCAACAAGGCCTGACCACGGGCCACCCGCAACTGGCGGAGCAACACTAAACGCCCCCGGGAAACCGGGGGCGTTTGACCTATCCAGACTTTAACGTGCGCGACGGGCAAGGTGTTCGGTGTCGACGATGAGCACCGACTTGCCCTCCAGGCGGATCCAACCGCGGTGGGCGAAGGTGGCCAGCGCCTTATTTACCGTCTCGCGGGAGGCGCCGACGAGTTGAGCGATTTCCTCCTGGGTGAGGTCGTGGTTGACCCGCAGCGCGCCACCTTCCTGAGTGCCGAAGCGGTTGGCCAACTGCAATAAAGTCTTGGCCACGCGGCCGGGCACGTCAGTGAAGATGAGGTCGGCGAGGGAGGCGTTGGTGCGGCGCAGGCGGCGAGCCAGAACGCGCAGAAGTTGCTGGGAGATCTCCGGGTGGTTTTCAATCCATTCTTTG
The Corynebacterium sp. BD556 genome window above contains:
- a CDS encoding GatB/YqeY domain-containing protein, which gives rise to MSELKTKIRADLKESMKAKEKGRTTTIRSLLAAIQTAETEGSKHEVDDEEILKIVAREIKKRRESAEIYSQNGREDLASTELAEVAVLESYQPQQLDDAELNALVSEVISQVGATSIQQMGQVMKAATQKAAGRADGKRLSAVVRELLA
- a CDS encoding RidA family protein translates to MATWTKRLAEIGIELPPVAAPVAAYVPATQVGNQVWTSGQLPLVDGTLPATGKVGLEVSAGQAAELARRCALNALAAVDDLVGIDRVKRVVKIVGYVASDPGFVGQPAVVNGASELFTEIFGAAGEHARSAVGVAALPLNAPVEVELVVELNDEIFRRE
- a CDS encoding DUF4177 domain-containing protein; amino-acid sequence: MKKWEYATVPLLSHATKQILDTWGEEGWELVTVTPGPNPDNVVAYMKREAQ
- a CDS encoding WhiB family transcriptional regulator, giving the protein MTTTLSPVGIAVPQTTSRSDSAGNLVVDRGEWVTHAHCRSGDPDALFVRGAEQRKAAAICRRCPVIMECRADALDNRIEFGVWGGLTERQRRAVLRKNPEVTDWATHLAEGREIAGL
- a CDS encoding transglycosylase domain-containing protein; the encoded protein is MHALTSFAKLVLALLAAALTTALCLAPIAGLGGMAIARTDETMRSNLADLTHGDVPGVTTITDITGAPIAWIYNQRRYEVPSQSIAQSTKDALVSTEDRRFYEHEGVDMQGFARAMVTNLLAGGVEQGASTINQQYVKNYLWLIDAKTDDEAAAATAQSIPRKLREMRMASDLDKTLTKDDILTRYLNLVSFGNHAYGIEAAARTYFGKPAAQLNVPESALLVGMLQSVEYLNPYTNPEGALGRRSIVLTRMADQGYITHAEADAYSRSELGILEVPDRLPDGCIAAGDNGFFCDYALRYLDSKGLPQEDLERGSYTITTTLDPQIQASTVEAIRASVSPNTHGVAGVLNVIRPGENSRDIVAMSSSRYYGLNLDEGQTIWPQPTSMVGNGAGSVFKIFTAAVALEQGMGLETRLNTPPRSVVYGMGGGGARNCPAGAYCVENAGTYAPELSLQDALAQSPNTTFVELIQKVGVRPTVDMAVRLGLRSYKDKGTYDGEQSIAQAAIDGNMGSFTLGPTAVNALELSNVAATIASGGRWCEPNPVVSVKDSNGNEVFIQRPDCEQAISPDIAGTLAHGMSEDIKTGTAERAAKAAGWTTPVAAKTGTTESHQSSAFLAFTRGIAGAPYIFNDGTQTTPLCTAPVRQCAAGTLFGGNEAADAWFRMANSVPGARDAGLPPSNKLLQRGTKQTALDKVTGINAEEAKKVLEREGFIVILQNVKGNGVARGNVVSAKPQDPMLRPGSLVTLNVSDGTSEAPANTSPTTGQQPTPPQSPMISQQEIDELTTQIGEARDALNSLFLGGTN
- a CDS encoding MBL fold metallo-hydrolase, which encodes MQHPAYSQLRQVTPSAAVVLAPNPSYAALEGTNSWVIRAPGDDFSIVIDPGPEDEGHLNVLQAKGQKVALILLTHRHHDHADGAQRFRQLTGAPVRAFDLNYCAGAEALEDGEVISVAGVTPTLKVVATPGHTMDSVSFFVYTSEVERDQLEGIVTGDTIAGRHTTMISETDGDLGAYIESLTLLEEQGKNVTLLPGHGPEGEDLSAYARKYIDRRNQRLEQIREVIAEKGEDVDVSTIVDEVYDDVDPVLRGAAEQSTRVTLRYLRNKA
- the glxR gene encoding CRP-like cAMP-activated global transcriptional regulator GlxR, with protein sequence MEGVQDTLARAGIFQGVDPTAVAALIADMETVNFNRGTTIFDEGEPGDRLYIIIDGKVKLARHAPDGRENLLSVMGPSDMFGELSIFDPGPRTSSAVCVTEVTAATMNSEMLKEWIENHPEISQQLLRVLARRLRRTNASLADLIFTDVPGRVAKTLLQLANRFGTQEGGALRVNHDLTQEEIAQLVGASRETVNKALATFAHRGWIRLEGKSVLIVDTEHLARRAR